A window of Fictibacillus halophilus contains these coding sequences:
- the meaB gene encoding methylmalonyl Co-A mutase-associated GTPase MeaB: MHPLAQRIQQKEERALAKAITLAENNGEDKLELLKSIYPQQKGAHWIGITGSPGAGKSSLVNRLISFLRKKKMTVAVVAVDPTSPFSGGSILGDRVRMADHFTDPGVFIRSMGTRGSLGGLSRSTKETVRLMDAYGFDVILIETVGVGQSELDIMKLADSVAVVLNPGSGDVVQVFKAGIMEIADLFVVNKADMPGVPKLLAEIEAMLDLVKHDSPYRPPVVQTISTENKGLQELWESLLAHREYLEKSGEGKERKLSNLKREVMEVVQHEIYQQVWTNEQKNGFSWLADLESGTTDPYTAAEEILTKRLQPADGKQK; the protein is encoded by the coding sequence ATGCATCCATTAGCACAGCGCATCCAGCAAAAAGAGGAACGTGCTCTCGCGAAAGCGATCACGCTTGCCGAAAACAACGGTGAAGACAAACTCGAGCTTTTAAAGAGCATCTACCCACAGCAAAAAGGCGCTCATTGGATCGGCATCACCGGTTCACCGGGTGCAGGGAAAAGCTCGCTCGTTAATCGTCTCATCTCTTTTTTGCGTAAAAAGAAGATGACTGTAGCGGTTGTTGCCGTTGATCCAACGAGTCCTTTTAGCGGCGGCTCAATTCTTGGAGACCGTGTGAGGATGGCTGACCATTTTACCGACCCTGGTGTTTTCATCCGAAGCATGGGGACGCGCGGCAGTCTTGGCGGCCTTTCACGGTCGACCAAAGAGACGGTAAGGCTGATGGATGCTTATGGTTTTGATGTGATTTTAATAGAGACGGTAGGAGTGGGGCAGTCTGAGCTCGACATTATGAAGCTAGCGGATTCGGTTGCGGTGGTATTGAATCCGGGTAGCGGAGATGTTGTTCAAGTGTTTAAAGCGGGAATCATGGAGATCGCGGATCTGTTCGTTGTGAACAAAGCGGATATGCCAGGGGTTCCGAAGCTTCTCGCTGAGATCGAAGCGATGCTTGACCTTGTGAAGCACGACAGCCCGTACCGCCCGCCAGTCGTTCAGACGATTTCTACTGAAAATAAAGGATTGCAAGAATTATGGGAATCTCTTCTAGCGCACCGTGAATATTTAGAGAAGAGCGGCGAAGGCAAGGAAAGAAAGCTTTCCAACCTGAAACGTGAGGTGATGGAAGTGGTTCAGCACGAAATTTATCAGCAAGTGTGGACAAACGAACAGAAAAACGGGTTCTCCTGGCTGGCCGACTTAGAAT
- a CDS encoding acyl-CoA dehydrogenase codes for MQFMLSEEHEMIRKMVRDFAKNEVEPTAAERDEEERFDRAIFDQMGELGLCGIPWPEEYGGIGGDYLGYVIAVEELSRVCASVGVTLSAHTSLAGWPIFKFGNEEQKQKFLRPMAEGKKIGAYGLTEPGSGSDAGNMKTTAKKDGDDYIINGSKIFITNAGDAEIYVVFARTDIEAGSRGVSAFIVEKGTPGFSFGKKEKKLGIRSSPTLEIIFEDCRVPAENLLGKEGEGFKIAMMTLDGGRNGIAAQAVGIAQGALDASVNYAKDRKQFGKPIGVNQGIGFKLADMATKVEAARLLTYQAAWRESEGLPYGKESAMSKLFAGDIAMEVTTDAVQVFGGYGYTKEYPVERYMRDAKITQIYEGTQEIQRLVISKMLLKD; via the coding sequence ATGCAATTTATGTTATCTGAAGAACATGAAATGATTCGTAAGATGGTGCGTGATTTTGCTAAAAATGAAGTAGAACCTACAGCAGCGGAACGTGACGAGGAAGAGCGTTTTGACCGTGCTATTTTTGACCAGATGGGTGAACTTGGCCTTTGCGGAATTCCTTGGCCAGAAGAGTACGGCGGAATTGGCGGGGATTATTTAGGCTATGTAATCGCAGTCGAAGAACTATCGCGTGTTTGTGCATCAGTCGGTGTAACACTTTCTGCACACACTTCTCTTGCAGGATGGCCGATCTTTAAGTTTGGTAACGAAGAGCAAAAGCAAAAGTTTCTTCGTCCGATGGCAGAAGGTAAGAAAATCGGAGCATACGGCTTAACAGAGCCAGGATCCGGATCAGATGCAGGAAACATGAAAACAACAGCGAAAAAAGACGGTGATGACTATATCATTAACGGCTCAAAAATCTTCATCACGAACGCCGGCGACGCTGAGATCTATGTCGTGTTTGCGCGCACGGATATTGAAGCAGGGTCAAGAGGAGTTTCTGCGTTTATCGTAGAAAAAGGAACGCCAGGCTTTTCTTTCGGTAAAAAAGAAAAGAAACTAGGCATCCGTTCATCTCCAACATTAGAGATCATTTTTGAAGATTGCCGTGTACCAGCTGAAAACCTTCTAGGAAAAGAAGGGGAAGGCTTTAAGATTGCCATGATGACGCTTGATGGTGGACGAAACGGAATCGCAGCTCAAGCGGTTGGAATCGCCCAAGGTGCACTCGATGCTTCTGTAAATTACGCAAAAGACCGCAAGCAGTTCGGTAAGCCGATTGGTGTTAACCAAGGAATCGGTTTCAAGCTTGCAGACATGGCAACAAAAGTGGAAGCAGCTCGACTATTAACCTACCAAGCGGCTTGGAGAGAGTCTGAAGGTCTTCCATACGGAAAAGAATCCGCGATGTCGAAGCTGTTTGCTGGAGATATCGCAATGGAAGTTACAACAGACGCGGTTCAAGTGTTCGGCGGATACGGCTACACGAAAGAATATCCAGTAGAACGTTACATGCGTGACGCAAAAATTACGCAGATCTACGAAGGTACACAAGAAATACAGCGTCTCGTTATTTCTAAGATGCTTTTGAAAGATTAA
- a CDS encoding acyl-CoA dehydrogenase: protein MNLVFTEEQKMMQKMVRDFAQKEIAPAIEHMEETEEFPRHLITKMAELGLMGIPIPEEYGGAGMDFTSYIIAINELSKVSATIGVILSVHTSVGTNPILYFGNEEQKRKYIPKLASGEYLGAFGLTEPSSGSDAASLKTRAVKKGDHYILNGSKIFITNAGEADVYIVFASTEPDKGSYGISAFIVDKDTPGFSVGKKEKKMGLNGSNTCEIIFEDARVPAENLLGNEGEGFKIAMSNLDAGRIGIAAQSLGIAEAALEFATNYAKERKQFGKPIGANQGLGFKLADMATEVEAAKLLTYRAADLKTNNLSCGKEASMAKLFASETAMKSAIEAVQVYGGYGYTKEYPVERLFRDAKVCQIYEGTSEIQRMVLSKHLLG, encoded by the coding sequence ATGAACCTCGTATTTACAGAAGAACAAAAGATGATGCAAAAGATGGTACGGGATTTTGCGCAAAAAGAGATAGCACCGGCCATTGAGCATATGGAAGAGACAGAAGAGTTTCCGCGTCATCTGATCACGAAGATGGCGGAGCTCGGACTGATGGGAATACCGATTCCAGAAGAGTACGGCGGAGCAGGGATGGATTTTACGTCCTACATCATTGCGATCAATGAGCTTTCAAAAGTGAGCGCGACGATCGGCGTTATTTTATCCGTCCATACGAGTGTCGGAACAAATCCGATCCTTTATTTCGGGAATGAAGAACAAAAGAGAAAATACATTCCTAAGTTAGCGAGTGGAGAGTACCTTGGTGCGTTCGGATTAACAGAACCGAGCTCGGGTTCTGATGCAGCAAGCTTAAAGACAAGAGCGGTTAAAAAGGGCGATCACTACATCTTGAATGGCTCGAAGATTTTTATAACAAACGCAGGTGAAGCGGATGTGTACATCGTTTTTGCTTCAACAGAACCTGATAAAGGGAGCTACGGAATCTCGGCCTTCATCGTAGATAAAGATACACCAGGTTTTTCAGTAGGGAAGAAAGAGAAAAAAATGGGGTTGAACGGATCAAACACGTGCGAAATTATTTTCGAGGATGCACGTGTACCTGCTGAAAATCTTTTAGGGAATGAAGGCGAAGGCTTTAAAATCGCGATGAGCAACCTCGATGCGGGCAGGATCGGAATTGCTGCTCAATCACTTGGTATCGCTGAGGCTGCCTTAGAGTTTGCGACGAACTATGCAAAAGAAAGAAAACAGTTCGGTAAGCCGATCGGCGCTAACCAAGGGCTCGGATTTAAGCTTGCAGACATGGCCACTGAAGTTGAAGCGGCCAAACTTTTAACTTATCGTGCAGCAGATCTTAAGACAAACAATTTATCATGCGGAAAAGAAGCTTCGATGGCAAAGCTGTTTGCTTCTGAAACCGCGATGAAGTCAGCGATTGAAGCTGTGCAAGTTTACGGAGGGTATGGCTACACAAAAGAGTATCCGGTAGAAAGACTGTTCCGGGATGCGAAGGTGTGTCAGATCTATGAAGGAACAAGTGAGATTCAACGCATGGTATTAAGCAAACATTTACTAGGATAA
- a CDS encoding 3-hydroxybutyryl-CoA dehydrogenase, which translates to MSIQNIMVIGAGQMGSGIAQVCAQAGYSVVLHDMQEEFVQKGIGIISKNLNRSVEKGRLDESEKESILSRITASVSLENASNADLVIEAVIENMDVKTQLFKMLDQYAPAHTILASNTSSLPITEIAAATNRPEKVIGMHFMNPVPVMKLVEIIRGLQTADDVYATIESVSKKLQKVPVEVNDFPGFISNRILMPMINEAIFSVYEGVATPEAVDEIMKLGMNHPMGPLTLADFIGLDTCLYIMETLHEGFGDDKYRPCPLLRKYVKAGWLGKKSGRGFYNYGV; encoded by the coding sequence ATGAGCATTCAAAACATAATGGTGATCGGCGCAGGACAGATGGGTTCTGGAATCGCGCAAGTTTGTGCGCAAGCGGGCTATTCTGTTGTTCTGCATGACATGCAAGAAGAGTTCGTACAAAAAGGAATTGGAATCATCTCTAAAAACTTAAACCGCTCAGTGGAAAAAGGACGTCTGGACGAAAGTGAGAAAGAATCCATTCTTTCCCGCATCACAGCTTCTGTTTCTCTAGAGAACGCGTCAAATGCAGATCTTGTGATCGAAGCGGTCATAGAAAATATGGACGTGAAGACACAGCTCTTTAAGATGCTCGATCAATACGCGCCAGCTCATACGATCTTAGCGTCGAACACGTCTTCCCTTCCGATCACAGAGATCGCGGCTGCAACGAACCGACCTGAAAAAGTAATCGGCATGCACTTCATGAACCCTGTTCCTGTTATGAAACTCGTAGAAATCATCCGTGGACTTCAAACAGCGGATGACGTATACGCGACGATCGAGTCGGTATCTAAGAAGCTGCAAAAAGTACCTGTGGAAGTGAACGATTTCCCAGGTTTCATCTCGAACCGCATCCTTATGCCGATGATCAACGAAGCGATCTTCTCGGTGTATGAAGGAGTGGCAACCCCTGAAGCGGTTGATGAGATTATGAAACTCGGAATGAACCATCCGATGGGTCCGTTAACCCTAGCAGACTTCATCGGGCTCGACACGTGCCTCTACATCATGGAGACGTTGCATGAAGGCTTCGGTGATGACAAGTACCGTCCATGCCCATTGTTGAGAAAGTACGTAAAAGCCGGCTGGCTCGGCAAAAAATCAGGCAGAGGGTTCTACAACTACGGGGTCTGA
- a CDS encoding acetyl-CoA C-acetyltransferase, which translates to MTKSVIVSGVRTPVGKFGGGLSSLTASDLGGIAIKEALQRANVAPESVDEVILGCVLQGGQGQIPSRQAAEKAGLPWKTKTETINKVCASGLRAITMADQIIRAGDEEVIVAGGMESMSNAPYILPKARWGLRMGDSSVKDLMVHDGLTCTFTGVHMGIYGNDVAKEMEISRERQDEWAYRSHSRAIESIEKGIFAEEIVPVEVPQRKGEPIVVSQDESPRKDTSVESLAKLRPVFSQDGTITAGNAPGVNDGAAAVVVMSEERAEKEGKEVMATILGHTALAVEAKDFPKTPGLVINELLKKTGKSLEDIDLFEINEAFAAVALASSELAGLDLEKVNVNGGAVALGHPIGASGTRIVLTLIHELKRRGGGLGIASICSGGGQGDAILVEVKK; encoded by the coding sequence ATGACAAAATCAGTAATCGTAAGCGGTGTACGTACGCCTGTCGGAAAGTTTGGCGGTGGTTTAAGTTCTCTTACAGCATCAGATTTAGGTGGAATCGCGATTAAAGAAGCGCTTCAACGAGCGAACGTTGCTCCAGAATCGGTGGATGAAGTCATTTTAGGCTGCGTTCTTCAAGGTGGGCAAGGGCAGATTCCTTCTCGTCAAGCGGCTGAAAAAGCAGGATTACCTTGGAAGACGAAAACAGAAACGATCAACAAAGTATGTGCTTCGGGACTTCGTGCGATCACCATGGCAGATCAGATCATCCGCGCGGGTGATGAAGAGGTCATCGTAGCAGGCGGAATGGAGTCGATGAGTAACGCGCCTTACATTTTACCGAAAGCGCGCTGGGGTCTTCGTATGGGAGACAGCTCAGTGAAAGATCTCATGGTCCATGATGGACTAACGTGTACGTTCACAGGTGTCCACATGGGTATCTACGGAAATGACGTAGCGAAAGAGATGGAGATCTCACGTGAACGTCAAGACGAGTGGGCGTACCGCAGTCACAGCCGTGCGATCGAATCTATTGAAAAAGGGATTTTTGCAGAAGAGATCGTTCCGGTGGAAGTGCCTCAACGAAAAGGCGAGCCGATTGTCGTGTCCCAAGATGAATCACCGCGTAAAGATACGTCTGTCGAATCTCTTGCAAAATTAAGACCTGTTTTTTCACAAGATGGAACGATTACAGCAGGAAACGCACCAGGCGTAAACGATGGTGCAGCGGCAGTAGTCGTGATGAGCGAAGAGCGTGCTGAAAAAGAAGGCAAAGAAGTGATGGCGACAATCCTTGGTCATACAGCACTTGCTGTTGAAGCGAAAGACTTCCCGAAAACGCCAGGTCTTGTCATTAATGAGCTGTTGAAGAAAACAGGAAAATCGCTTGAAGACATTGATCTTTTTGAAATAAACGAAGCATTCGCAGCAGTTGCACTAGCGAGTTCTGAGCTTGCTGGATTAGATCTTGAAAAAGTAAACGTGAACGGTGGAGCAGTCGCGTTAGGTCACCCGATTGGGGCGAGCGGCACGCGCATCGTACTAACGTTGATCCACGAGTTGAAAAGACGCGGAGGCGGACTTGGCATCGCTTCGATCTGTTCAGGCGGCGGGCAAGGTGACGCGATTCTAGTAGAAGTTAAGAAATAA
- a CDS encoding (Fe-S)-binding protein: MNGLMVANWLAFLFVTAYALFLFAYVVKTRFEFIKLGKKVEFDHTVQERIKAVLVNVFGQKKLLKDKKSGIIHIMFFYGFILVQFGAIDFIWKGLAPGSHLPLGPLYPGFTFFQEIVTTMIMIAVVWAFYRRYVEKLVRLKRGFKSGLVLLFIGGLMLSVLVGNGAEIIWHGLPYEWTAPIASVIAMALGFLGKTGAAVVFFISWWIHLLFLLTFLVYVPQSKHAHLIAGPLNVWLGRKDKVGKLSSINFEDETQEVFGVNKIEDFNQKQLVDLYACVECGRCTNVCPATGTGKMLSPMDMIVKLRDHLTVKGAAVTSRTPWMPAFAFSNTTGNQIAFEARGKGAEETAATTDGSSALAYDVEMIGEVMTEEEIWACTTCRNCEDQCPVMNEHVDKIIDMRRYLVLTEGKMDAEAQRAIKNIEKQGNPWGISKKERENWRELKEDIVVPTVKEKEKAGEEFEYLFWVSSMGAYDNRSQKIALSLAKIMNEAGITFAILGNKEKNSGDTPRRLGNEFLFQEMANANIELFEKHDVKKIITIDPHAYNTFKNEYPEFGLKAEVYHHTELLAEWIKEGRIKPKFEVNETITYHDSCYLGRYNEVYEPPRDILKAIPGVKVVEMDRNRQNGMCCGAGGGMMWMEEKAGSRVNVARTEQALAVNPTMIGSGCPYCLTMLSDGTKAKEVEEQVQTLDVVEILEKSMFGSQKQEVLQ, from the coding sequence ATGAACGGCTTAATGGTAGCAAACTGGCTTGCATTTCTTTTTGTAACCGCTTACGCACTGTTTTTATTTGCTTATGTTGTAAAAACAAGATTTGAATTCATCAAGCTCGGTAAGAAAGTGGAGTTTGATCATACGGTTCAAGAACGAATAAAAGCAGTCTTAGTGAATGTATTTGGTCAAAAGAAGCTGTTGAAAGACAAGAAGAGTGGAATTATCCATATCATGTTCTTTTATGGATTCATTCTCGTTCAGTTCGGAGCGATTGATTTTATATGGAAGGGACTCGCACCTGGATCTCATCTGCCTTTAGGTCCGCTTTATCCAGGGTTTACGTTTTTCCAAGAAATCGTAACGACGATGATCATGATCGCGGTCGTATGGGCTTTTTATAGAAGGTATGTCGAAAAGCTTGTTCGACTGAAGCGCGGATTTAAATCCGGATTGGTTCTTCTCTTCATTGGTGGCTTGATGCTCTCCGTATTGGTTGGAAACGGAGCAGAGATCATCTGGCATGGCCTTCCGTATGAGTGGACGGCACCAATTGCATCCGTAATCGCAATGGCTCTTGGTTTCTTAGGGAAAACGGGTGCTGCAGTCGTATTCTTTATCTCATGGTGGATTCACTTATTATTCTTATTAACGTTCTTAGTCTATGTTCCGCAATCAAAGCATGCTCACTTGATCGCAGGTCCACTAAACGTTTGGCTTGGCCGCAAAGATAAAGTAGGAAAGCTTTCTTCGATCAATTTTGAAGACGAGACACAAGAAGTTTTCGGTGTGAATAAAATTGAAGACTTCAATCAAAAGCAGCTTGTTGATCTCTATGCATGTGTAGAGTGTGGGCGTTGTACGAATGTTTGTCCGGCAACAGGTACTGGTAAGATGCTATCACCGATGGATATGATCGTTAAACTGCGTGACCATCTAACGGTAAAAGGAGCAGCGGTAACATCACGCACACCTTGGATGCCAGCGTTCGCTTTCTCGAACACAACAGGCAACCAGATCGCTTTTGAAGCGAGAGGGAAGGGCGCTGAGGAAACAGCTGCAACAACAGACGGATCATCTGCACTTGCTTATGATGTAGAGATGATCGGTGAAGTCATGACAGAAGAAGAGATCTGGGCATGTACAACATGCCGTAACTGTGAGGATCAGTGTCCGGTTATGAACGAACACGTAGATAAGATAATCGACATGCGCCGTTATCTTGTTCTTACTGAAGGTAAGATGGATGCAGAAGCGCAGCGTGCGATTAAAAATATCGAGAAGCAAGGTAACCCTTGGGGAATCTCGAAAAAGGAACGAGAGAACTGGCGTGAGCTGAAAGAAGATATCGTGGTTCCGACAGTAAAAGAGAAGGAAAAAGCGGGTGAAGAGTTCGAGTACCTGTTCTGGGTAAGTTCGATGGGTGCTTATGATAACCGTTCACAAAAAATCGCGCTTTCTTTAGCAAAAATCATGAATGAAGCGGGAATTACGTTTGCGATCTTAGGAAACAAAGAAAAGAACTCAGGTGATACGCCTCGTCGTCTTGGAAACGAGTTTTTATTCCAAGAGATGGCGAACGCGAACATCGAGTTGTTTGAGAAGCATGATGTTAAGAAGATCATCACGATCGACCCGCATGCGTATAACACGTTTAAGAACGAATATCCTGAGTTTGGTCTAAAAGCAGAAGTGTATCACCATACCGAGCTTTTAGCAGAGTGGATCAAAGAAGGAAGAATTAAGCCGAAGTTTGAAGTTAATGAAACGATCACGTATCACGATTCTTGTTACCTCGGCCGTTATAACGAAGTATATGAACCGCCTCGTGATATCTTAAAAGCGATTCCGGGTGTGAAGGTTGTTGAGATGGATCGCAACCGTCAGAACGGAATGTGCTGTGGAGCAGGTGGCGGAATGATGTGGATGGAAGAAAAAGCAGGTTCTCGTGTGAACGTTGCGCGTACAGAGCAAGCTCTTGCCGTAAATCCAACCATGATCGGAAGCGGATGTCCGTATTGCTTAACGATGTTGAGTGACGGAACGAAAGCGAAAGAAGTAGAAGAGCAAGTACAAACGTTAGATGTTGTTGAAATTCTAGAAAAATCGATGTTTGGCTCACAGAAACAAGAGGTTCTTCAGTAG
- the cls gene encoding cardiolipin synthase, which translates to MWIVLLIVAVGILTWIDFYLGHKQTTAKEEPPVNTTGNMLLLTTGSHFFDSLFLDIDEARKTIYIQFYILRDDELGQELCKKLIAKAQQGLEVRLLLDYMGSYGLKKKTVHSLKDAGVHFEYSNKPQFPYLLYRINHRNHRKITIIDSEIAYLGGYNVGNEYIGRVTRFGDWRDYHLKLNGNVVIELQRLFVDDWNGSTNEKVTKSVPSLTKEEEAKELLLLPSKGQAGYKYFYKKIKHAQKSIFIGSPYFIPGKKMNRELLSALDRGVNVKLLVPMNPDHPFVQEASYRFIKPLLEAGAEIYQFHEGFYHSKIVMFDDTICDIGTANFDLRSFFYNDELNCIFTDKSEIQAVKKVLDSDLERSEKLTLARLKKTRSSVKVRLKEVVGFVLSPFL; encoded by the coding sequence ATGTGGATCGTTTTGTTGATTGTAGCTGTGGGGATTCTGACTTGGATCGACTTTTATTTAGGACATAAACAAACGACCGCAAAAGAAGAACCTCCTGTAAACACGACAGGTAACATGCTTCTTTTAACGACGGGTTCTCATTTTTTTGATTCACTGTTCCTTGACATAGATGAAGCTAGGAAGACAATCTACATACAGTTCTACATATTGCGTGATGACGAACTCGGACAAGAGCTATGTAAGAAGTTGATCGCAAAAGCACAGCAAGGCTTAGAAGTTAGACTGCTGCTTGATTACATGGGAAGTTACGGTTTGAAAAAAAAGACCGTTCACAGTCTTAAAGACGCGGGCGTTCATTTTGAATATAGCAACAAGCCTCAATTTCCTTATCTTTTGTACCGCATCAATCACCGAAATCATCGCAAAATCACAATTATCGACTCCGAGATCGCATACTTAGGCGGGTACAACGTAGGAAATGAATATATTGGCAGAGTCACACGGTTTGGTGATTGGCGCGACTATCATTTAAAATTAAATGGAAACGTTGTGATCGAATTGCAGCGTCTATTTGTTGACGATTGGAACGGTTCAACGAATGAAAAGGTGACTAAAAGTGTTCCATCTCTTACCAAGGAAGAAGAAGCAAAAGAGCTGTTACTTCTTCCTTCAAAAGGACAGGCAGGTTATAAGTATTTTTATAAAAAAATAAAACATGCGCAAAAAAGCATTTTTATAGGTTCGCCTTACTTTATTCCGGGTAAAAAGATGAACAGAGAGCTTTTGTCAGCACTAGATCGCGGCGTCAACGTAAAGCTGCTCGTTCCAATGAACCCCGATCATCCTTTTGTACAGGAAGCTTCTTATCGTTTCATTAAACCGCTCTTGGAAGCTGGTGCAGAGATCTATCAATTTCATGAAGGGTTTTATCATTCCAAGATCGTCATGTTCGATGATACGATCTGCGATATTGGCACCGCTAACTTCGATCTTCGCAGCTTTTTTTATAACGACGAGCTAAATTGCATCTTTACAGACAAATCAGAGATACAAGCCGTTAAAAAGGTGCTCGATTCAGATCTCGAGCGTTCTGAGAAACTGACGCTAGCACGATTAAAGAAGACGCGCAGTTCCGTTAAAGTTCGTTTAAAAGAAGTGGTGGGTTTTGTGCTATCGCCATTTCTATAA
- the uvsE gene encoding UV DNA damage repair endonuclease UvsE, whose translation MLTSFGFVSTALNLYEASPAKTMTYATYQKRDEKERTAQLLAITKNNLERTLRVLHYCIAHELPLHRMSSSIVPLATHPEAAWDFLKETKKECKEIEKLVKKYNIRTSMHPNQYTLFTSPRKEVTLNAVKDMQYHFDLLKGMGIEDRSYINIHIGGAYGDKPSAIERFYENIKLLPADVKARMTLENDDKTFTTKETLEVCENEGIPLMFDYHHYMANPDDDGSLEELLPRFVKTWENTGRPPKVHLSSPKDEKAYRSHHDFVSLDYVLPFFKLMSNYTDELDVMIEAKQKDRAVLQLVAELEKVRGFKRMSGGTILM comes from the coding sequence ATGTTAACATCTTTCGGATTTGTATCTACGGCTCTCAACTTATATGAGGCCTCACCTGCAAAAACGATGACTTATGCTACTTATCAAAAACGTGATGAGAAAGAACGCACCGCACAGCTGCTTGCCATCACGAAAAACAATCTAGAGCGCACACTACGCGTTTTACATTACTGTATCGCACACGAACTTCCTCTTCACCGCATGTCGTCTTCAATCGTTCCTTTAGCTACCCATCCTGAAGCGGCTTGGGATTTTTTAAAGGAGACGAAGAAAGAGTGCAAAGAGATCGAAAAGCTCGTGAAAAAATACAACATCAGAACGAGCATGCATCCTAACCAATACACGCTGTTTACGAGCCCTCGTAAAGAGGTGACGTTAAACGCGGTGAAAGATATGCAATATCATTTCGATCTGCTTAAAGGGATGGGCATTGAGGATCGAAGCTATATCAATATTCATATCGGCGGAGCTTATGGTGATAAGCCGTCTGCTATAGAACGTTTTTATGAAAATATTAAACTTCTCCCGGCTGACGTAAAAGCGAGGATGACTCTTGAGAACGACGATAAAACGTTCACAACAAAAGAGACATTAGAAGTCTGTGAGAATGAAGGCATTCCACTAATGTTTGATTATCATCATTACATGGCGAATCCTGATGACGATGGTTCGCTAGAGGAATTGTTACCGAGGTTCGTGAAAACTTGGGAGAATACAGGCCGACCACCTAAAGTACATCTTTCATCACCAAAAGACGAAAAAGCATACAGAAGCCATCATGACTTCGTTAGTCTGGACTATGTGCTGCCGTTTTTTAAATTGATGTCCAACTACACAGATGAGCTGGATGTAATGATTGAAGCGAAACAAAAAGACCGCGCCGTTCTTCAACTCGTTGCTGAGCTAGAGAAGGTACGCGGCTTCAAGAGGATGAGCGGTGGAACCATCCTTATGTAA
- a CDS encoding alpha/beta fold hydrolase, whose product MALAGLTSELQIYYEKLGTGAPIVFLHPPGMSHLVFKYQRELATDYQTIFPDSRGHGRSSSKDPETFTIWDLADDVALLLDHLLIEEAYICGYSAGGSVAQAFVQKYPHRTKGLILSGGFSQVSTFALKKQFQTGIRLAKNAPALLNQILVSTHSNSPEDRKEMLSYHKQTDPKMCQRFYQESFSFHCTDQLKEWRFPLLFIYGEQAEYMHPYRRIYARNVHPKAKFVLLNKALHQLPIKHYASFNAEIKKFIPCLT is encoded by the coding sequence ATGGCATTAGCCGGACTGACCTCTGAGTTACAAATCTATTATGAAAAGTTAGGAACCGGTGCTCCGATCGTTTTTTTACATCCGCCCGGTATGAGTCATCTTGTGTTCAAGTATCAAAGAGAACTAGCAACTGATTATCAGACGATCTTTCCTGATAGTAGAGGACATGGCCGATCGTCTAGCAAAGACCCTGAAACGTTTACGATATGGGACCTAGCTGATGATGTAGCCTTATTATTAGACCATTTATTAATAGAAGAAGCGTATATCTGTGGGTATTCAGCAGGTGGCTCGGTCGCACAAGCGTTTGTTCAAAAATATCCACATCGAACAAAGGGGCTTATTTTAAGTGGAGGCTTTTCTCAAGTTTCTACATTCGCACTGAAAAAGCAGTTTCAAACAGGAATAAGGCTGGCCAAGAATGCACCAGCCCTTTTAAATCAGATTCTTGTCAGCACACATTCAAATTCTCCGGAAGATCGAAAAGAAATGTTGTCTTACCATAAGCAGACAGATCCTAAAATGTGTCAACGGTTCTATCAAGAAAGCTTTTCATTTCATTGTACGGATCAACTAAAAGAGTGGCGTTTTCCGTTGTTGTTCATATATGGTGAACAAGCGGAGTATATGCACCCATATAGAAGGATTTACGCAAGAAATGTTCATCCGAAAGCAAAGTTCGTCCTCTTAAACAAAGCGCTGCATCAGCTTCCGATCAAACATTACGCAAGCTTTAATGCAGAGATTAAAAAATTTATTCCATGCCTTACATAA
- a CDS encoding DUF1427 family protein has translation MKLIVLSLITGALVGFVFALLKLPIPAPPALPGIMGIIGIYLGYQAYIWMAGTFLK, from the coding sequence ATGAAGTTGATCGTATTATCACTGATAACAGGCGCCCTCGTAGGCTTTGTTTTTGCCCTGTTAAAACTACCGATTCCGGCACCACCCGCATTACCTGGAATCATGGGTATCATCGGCATCTACTTAGGCTACCAAGCTTACATCTGGATGGCAGGTACTTTTCTAAAGTGA